The following are encoded together in the Nitrospinaceae bacterium genome:
- a CDS encoding glycosyltransferase family 4 protein, producing MNTSPQKPIRLAVLHTHPIQYHGPVYKQIAKHEKIQFKAFFCCSKGIDEYVDPGFGTTVKWDIPLLEGYEHQFLKYPALDIMKELYKYRPDILWINNYNSLPSWTAYFAALALRIPVLLRGDSYLLDNAGKSWARKLFKNTILRGFLKGISGILYVGACNRDFFKTYGAEDDKLFFAPHCVNNEYFRKENELRLPERADIRSRFGISDNRPIILFCGKLVPKKQPLLLLEAYRKVRSSTSCALLFAGDGPLRGDIQKEVEKSAITDVHITGFLNQTEIPNVYIAADVMVLTSAWDEVWGLALNEGMNFELPIIATDMVGGAFDLVKNGENGYIVPTGNVDILASKILEVFQSKDKLDSFGRRSAEIIDSYSYTEMVNNLIKTCELLVNQKT from the coding sequence TTGAATACCTCCCCCCAAAAACCTATTCGCCTTGCTGTTCTTCACACGCATCCCATTCAATATCATGGACCCGTTTACAAGCAGATCGCCAAGCATGAAAAAATACAATTCAAAGCCTTTTTCTGTTGCTCAAAAGGGATAGACGAATATGTCGATCCCGGTTTCGGAACTACGGTCAAATGGGACATTCCCTTGCTGGAGGGCTACGAACATCAATTTCTAAAATACCCCGCGCTCGATATCATGAAGGAATTATATAAATACCGGCCCGATATATTGTGGATCAACAATTACAACTCTCTGCCCAGCTGGACGGCATACTTTGCTGCCCTCGCCCTTCGCATCCCGGTATTACTCAGGGGCGATTCCTACCTTCTCGATAACGCCGGGAAATCATGGGCCAGAAAATTGTTCAAAAATACAATTTTGCGGGGCTTTTTAAAAGGAATTTCAGGGATTCTGTACGTTGGTGCCTGCAATCGGGATTTTTTTAAAACATACGGGGCAGAGGATGACAAGTTATTTTTTGCCCCCCACTGCGTGAACAATGAATATTTCAGGAAGGAAAATGAACTCCGACTCCCCGAGCGAGCAGATATTCGCTCCAGGTTTGGTATTTCCGACAATCGGCCCATCATTCTATTTTGCGGGAAACTGGTTCCGAAAAAACAACCGCTCCTCCTTCTGGAAGCATACCGAAAAGTTCGAAGCTCCACTTCCTGCGCCCTACTTTTCGCTGGTGACGGACCTCTTCGAGGCGACATTCAAAAGGAGGTGGAAAAATCCGCCATCACCGATGTCCATATCACCGGATTCCTCAACCAGACCGAAATCCCCAATGTATACATCGCAGCAGATGTCATGGTATTGACCTCAGCCTGGGACGAGGTGTGGGGCCTGGCCCTCAATGAAGGCATGAATTTCGAGCTTCCCATCATTGCGACCGACATGGTGGGTGGCGCATTCGATCTGGTCAAAAACGGTGAGAATGGTTATATTGTGCCCACTGGAAACGTGGATATTTTAGCCTCCAAAATTCTCGAGGTTTTCCAAAGCAAGGACAAACTGGACTCATTCGGAAGGCGGTCCGCCGAAATTATTGACAGCTACAGTTACACCGAAATGGTGAACAATTTAATTAAAACTTGTGAACTTCTCGTAAATCAAAAAACATAA
- a CDS encoding acyl carrier protein, which yields MKQIFQSALNLDDDFELDDSMRFEGVPGWDSLGHLRIVMEIESAINSSLEMEEIISLDTVQKIRDLVESRTP from the coding sequence GTGAAACAAATATTCCAAAGTGCGCTTAACTTGGATGATGATTTTGAATTGGACGATTCTATGCGCTTTGAAGGAGTTCCCGGTTGGGACTCCCTGGGACATTTGCGCATTGTGATGGAAATCGAATCTGCTATAAATTCCTCCTTAGAGATGGAGGAAATTATTTCCCTGGATACCGTTCAGAAAATTCGCGACCTCGTTGAATCCAGGACTCCCTAA
- a CDS encoding polysaccharide biosynthesis tyrosine autokinase — MNENLTIPAIPHLKDYLSILFKHKWLIALIFLATLTVSLVLNFKAVPIFSAATRVLIEPENPNVIKFEEVLGQSVGHSPEYLSTQYKILSSRALAGRVVDALHLDSREGYGISRKQVQTFSMRSLVGEAIAFLQIKLGNPNVGGRKKQPNMQSLTPRRRAMNALASRLQILPVSRTRLVDIVYESHDPVIAAQMANKIGEVYLKMTLDLKYKATREATEWLNVEWNKSRNLLLESERKLQDYKETHNIVSLEDRENIITQKLKNLNKVVMNARTEKISLGLLTGKLRSEKNIEILSSLPEVIDNDLIQSMRREMISMLNKQSVLLKRYKNGHPIVKRLKSQIGQTQTRMNKEIKRVVRSVMARYKVASERLASFDKALEIQKKEALRLGRLTVQYNVLKRTSDTNRKIFENIASRKKETNLMEGLDTSNIRIIDVAEIPAHPVRPKKTRNIFLAGAISLFFGFAVAFLIDYFDMRIKSPDEAEEIVGAPTIGVISDFGKMSNRAERIFLKNMEASTLEQFRQIRTLLAFRAGNSNKVFQVTSCIPAEGKSLISAVLGVILSETNKKVLLIDGDFYREGLRGWLNVKGSEGIQDILFDHKDSSEVIINYESGNMDVLVSGINSQGDQFASLLTPLELKPLIDSYRENYDYIIIDTPPLLAVSDPLIWSQCVDGILMVLDVNQINSQMLRQAISKIKELDVNILGLILNRMKKTEGYYYYGYGKKYGSYV; from the coding sequence ATGAATGAAAATTTAACAATTCCTGCAATACCTCATCTTAAAGATTATTTGTCCATTTTATTCAAACATAAATGGTTGATTGCATTGATCTTTTTGGCAACCCTCACTGTCTCCCTAGTATTAAATTTCAAGGCTGTACCTATCTTTTCGGCGGCTACCAGAGTGTTGATCGAGCCGGAAAACCCCAATGTAATTAAATTTGAGGAAGTGTTGGGACAAAGTGTGGGCCATTCACCGGAGTATTTATCGACACAGTATAAAATTCTTTCTAGTCGGGCTCTGGCTGGCCGTGTTGTAGATGCGCTTCATTTGGATTCCAGGGAAGGGTATGGAATTTCCAGAAAACAAGTACAAACATTTAGTATGAGGAGCCTTGTAGGCGAAGCAATCGCATTTTTACAGATTAAATTGGGAAATCCGAATGTCGGTGGCAGGAAAAAACAACCGAATATGCAATCCCTTACCCCTAGAAGAAGAGCTATGAATGCTCTTGCCAGTCGCCTCCAAATTTTACCCGTAAGCAGGACTCGGCTTGTGGACATAGTTTATGAATCACATGATCCAGTAATCGCGGCACAAATGGCAAATAAGATTGGGGAAGTGTATTTGAAGATGACTCTTGATCTGAAATATAAAGCCACCCGAGAAGCGACCGAATGGCTGAATGTTGAATGGAATAAATCTCGTAATTTGTTATTGGAATCTGAGCGGAAACTTCAAGATTACAAGGAAACTCATAACATTGTATCTTTGGAAGACCGGGAAAATATTATTACGCAAAAATTGAAGAATTTAAACAAAGTTGTGATGAATGCGAGGACGGAAAAGATTTCTCTAGGGTTATTGACAGGGAAATTGCGTTCCGAAAAAAATATTGAAATCCTTTCATCGTTGCCTGAAGTCATTGATAATGATCTTATTCAGAGTATGAGACGTGAGATGATTTCCATGCTGAATAAGCAATCTGTGTTGCTTAAAAGATACAAGAATGGTCATCCAATAGTTAAACGTCTCAAATCACAAATTGGACAAACTCAGACCCGAATGAATAAAGAAATTAAAAGGGTTGTTCGAAGTGTTATGGCACGCTACAAGGTGGCATCAGAACGCCTGGCGTCATTCGATAAGGCTCTTGAAATTCAAAAAAAAGAAGCTCTTCGACTGGGTAGGTTGACAGTCCAATATAATGTTTTGAAAAGAACTTCAGACACGAATAGAAAGATATTTGAAAATATCGCAAGTAGAAAAAAAGAAACAAATCTTATGGAAGGTCTGGATACTAGTAACATCAGGATAATTGATGTGGCAGAGATTCCCGCCCACCCGGTACGGCCCAAAAAAACTAGAAATATTTTTCTTGCGGGAGCGATTAGTTTGTTTTTTGGGTTTGCAGTAGCATTTTTGATAGATTATTTCGATATGCGAATCAAGAGTCCAGATGAAGCTGAGGAAATTGTAGGGGCACCGACAATTGGGGTGATTTCTGACTTTGGCAAAATGTCAAATAGAGCTGAGCGAATTTTTTTAAAGAATATGGAAGCTAGTACCTTGGAGCAATTTCGCCAAATTAGAACATTGTTGGCATTCCGGGCCGGTAATTCTAATAAAGTGTTTCAAGTAACAAGTTGTATACCTGCGGAAGGAAAAAGTCTGATTTCTGCAGTTTTGGGTGTAATTCTTAGTGAAACAAATAAAAAAGTTTTACTGATTGATGGTGATTTTTATAGGGAGGGACTCAGGGGATGGTTGAATGTGAAAGGTTCTGAGGGGATTCAAGACATCCTTTTTGATCATAAAGATAGTTCGGAGGTTATAATCAACTATGAGAGCGGAAATATGGATGTGCTTGTTTCCGGCATTAATTCCCAAGGGGATCAATTCGCAAGTCTACTCACACCTTTGGAATTGAAACCTTTGATTGATTCTTATCGGGAGAATTATGATTATATAATAATTGATACTCCCCCATTGCTAGCCGTGAGTGATCCCTTGATTTGGTCTCAATGTGTGGATGGTATTTTGATGGTGCTTGATGTCAACCAGATAAATTCCCAAATGCTTAGACAGGCGATTTCAAAGATCAAGGAACTGGATGTGAATATTTTGGGATTGATATTGAATCGGATGAAAAAAACTGAAGGCTATTATTATTATGGCTACGGTAAGAAGTATGGGAGTTATGTGTGA
- a CDS encoding acyl--CoA ligase — MPSEANSLVSHFFAYARNHPDHSAFISGEISFTYGAAAERTAAITQGLSKRGISPGDRVALSAENQIDLALSYFAIHAIGAVAVMIDAKTPDNEKLMLVADCQARLLVAAKNDGEFDTPIATFDELTSEAARDLPEIRATPDSLSDLLYTTGTTGRPKGVLLSHANILSGARHINAVIQPGPDDTELVPIPLSHSFGLGRLRCMALTGNTLIIEPNLNNAAAILMRLLALRATGLALVPAGFEIMRRLTRDRIGEAAKTLRYIEIGSAPIHPDTKQWLMDLLPDTHIYHHYGMTEATRSVFTEYHRDKDKPGSVGLPSPGIKVKILDDDGRSAPLGTPGEIVVSGGMVMQGYWDQPELTKNSMGSEGFHSGDIGYLDSDGYLYLAGRKSDIINIGGYKVDPDGVESHLNQCPGITESMCVGVPDPDGITGEAVLAYIVSEKEISSKMIINSLRGKLEEYKIPKSFQSIDKIPKSSSGKIKRQVLSGGTKI, encoded by the coding sequence ATGCCTTCGGAAGCGAATTCTCTGGTTTCCCACTTCTTCGCCTACGCTAGGAATCACCCCGATCATTCGGCCTTTATCAGCGGCGAGATATCTTTTACTTATGGCGCTGCGGCCGAGCGAACGGCGGCCATCACACAGGGGCTGTCGAAGCGAGGGATATCGCCCGGCGACAGAGTCGCCCTTTCGGCCGAAAATCAAATCGATTTGGCTCTTAGCTACTTTGCCATCCACGCCATTGGCGCAGTCGCCGTGATGATCGATGCGAAAACGCCGGACAATGAAAAACTGATGCTCGTAGCAGACTGTCAGGCCCGGCTTCTCGTCGCAGCCAAAAACGACGGCGAGTTCGATACCCCAATTGCAACCTTCGATGAATTAACTTCTGAAGCTGCCAGGGACTTGCCTGAAATTCGGGCCACCCCTGACTCTCTCTCCGATCTTCTCTACACAACTGGTACAACGGGACGCCCCAAAGGGGTTTTGCTCTCGCATGCAAACATTTTAAGTGGCGCGCGCCATATCAACGCCGTTATACAACCCGGACCCGATGATACTGAACTCGTTCCCATCCCCCTGAGCCATTCATTCGGTCTGGGGAGACTACGGTGCATGGCCCTGACGGGTAACACGCTTATCATCGAGCCAAATCTGAATAATGCCGCCGCTATATTAATGCGTCTTCTCGCCCTTCGGGCGACCGGTCTCGCTCTCGTCCCCGCCGGATTCGAAATCATGCGGCGACTGACCCGGGATCGAATTGGAGAGGCTGCTAAAACTTTACGGTACATCGAAATTGGAAGCGCGCCAATTCATCCGGATACCAAGCAGTGGTTGATGGACCTGTTGCCCGACACACACATTTACCACCACTATGGCATGACAGAAGCCACCCGCTCAGTATTTACCGAATACCATCGGGACAAGGACAAGCCCGGCTCGGTTGGCCTTCCGAGCCCCGGCATCAAGGTGAAAATACTGGATGACGACGGGCGTTCTGCCCCCTTGGGCACGCCGGGCGAAATTGTCGTCTCTGGAGGAATGGTCATGCAGGGATACTGGGATCAGCCTGAGCTGACAAAAAATTCCATGGGAAGTGAGGGATTTCACTCCGGGGATATCGGATATTTGGATTCTGACGGCTACCTGTACCTGGCCGGTCGAAAAAGCGACATTATCAATATCGGTGGATATAAAGTTGATCCAGACGGTGTCGAATCACATTTGAATCAATGTCCTGGAATCACCGAATCCATGTGTGTAGGTGTTCCGGATCCGGATGGGATTACGGGTGAAGCCGTTCTGGCCTATATCGTTAGCGAGAAGGAAATATCGTCCAAAATGATCATCAATAGCCTGCGCGGAAAATTGGAAGAATATAAAATACCCAAATCATTTCAGAGCATCGACAAAATCCCCAAGTCCTCAAGCGGGAAAATCAAGAGACAAGTCCTTTCAGGCGGCACAAAAATATGA
- a CDS encoding iron-containing alcohol dehydrogenase, with the protein MMDRKKMVLSMLKREIAPGEVCYSRKSLSRLSALPEEKVLVIAGKSAETNGTLEKAVGHLDKAGAVATVEIYPGGEPTLDEVGQLAARAAEEKADWIVALGGGSIIDSAKFTWAAYEHPELNFAEPTEIPPLGEKAQLIAIPTTSGSGAEGSITAVISAASSGQKMPHVSPEWIPRIVILDPETTTGQPPSLTAQSAFDALAHAFEAYVSRMSSPMVKTHAATAIRLIFNALPISFSNPEDILAREALQLAAYHAGIAQNTASTGIVHGLSHGAGEALKLPHALATAFFLMPGLRYNEAHEKTAAEYDQLAVDTGTGNRSTLFTKVERLYLDTGLPASLAEMTGESPTVDQIEALTSSTAADRCLRTNPIPVKVENLTEILETL; encoded by the coding sequence ATGATGGATCGAAAAAAAATGGTTCTAAGCATGTTGAAGCGGGAAATCGCTCCCGGCGAAGTGTGCTACTCCAGAAAATCATTGAGTCGCTTGTCCGCTCTTCCCGAGGAAAAAGTTCTGGTGATCGCCGGGAAATCCGCCGAGACAAACGGAACGCTCGAAAAAGCGGTCGGCCATTTAGACAAAGCCGGCGCAGTGGCAACCGTGGAAATCTATCCCGGTGGGGAACCGACCCTGGACGAGGTTGGACAGCTTGCAGCGCGAGCCGCCGAGGAGAAAGCCGACTGGATCGTCGCCTTAGGAGGCGGCTCGATTATCGACAGCGCTAAATTTACATGGGCCGCCTACGAGCACCCGGAATTGAATTTCGCAGAACCTACCGAAATTCCTCCCCTCGGCGAAAAGGCGCAACTGATAGCCATCCCAACAACTTCCGGCTCGGGCGCCGAAGGATCGATCACTGCTGTCATATCAGCGGCAAGTTCCGGGCAAAAAATGCCTCACGTATCCCCCGAATGGATTCCCCGCATCGTTATACTGGACCCGGAAACAACGACGGGCCAGCCGCCCTCCCTCACGGCTCAATCTGCTTTTGACGCTCTGGCTCACGCCTTTGAAGCCTATGTATCGAGGATGAGCAGCCCGATGGTTAAAACCCACGCGGCAACAGCCATTCGGCTAATTTTCAACGCCCTGCCCATATCCTTTTCGAACCCGGAAGACATTCTCGCTCGGGAAGCGCTTCAATTAGCGGCGTATCATGCCGGAATTGCGCAAAACACCGCCTCAACGGGAATTGTCCATGGCCTATCGCATGGCGCGGGCGAAGCGCTCAAACTCCCCCATGCTCTAGCGACTGCGTTTTTTCTCATGCCCGGTCTCCGCTATAACGAGGCCCATGAAAAAACTGCCGCCGAATACGACCAACTCGCGGTCGATACCGGAACCGGAAACCGCTCCACTTTATTCACAAAAGTAGAGCGGCTATACTTAGATACGGGTTTACCGGCTTCACTGGCCGAAATGACGGGAGAATCCCCTACGGTGGATCAAATCGAAGCCCTTACCAGTTCTACTGCGGCGGATAGATGCTTGAGGACAAATCCGATTCCCGTCAAGGTGGAGAATCTCACCGAGATTCTGGAAACTCTCTGA
- a CDS encoding FkbM family methyltransferase, with protein sequence MVPKVIYVKTQGSERAIGLSMKIWCVFKDLVCMIKICGLRIFFVYLGKLFLNYRIIIKNKNLVSADLAMAGLDIISRVSNRSIKLDGRYFGGVREIYLRGVYFLPAGFEINHNDTAVDLGANVGVFSMIAATLGKKVIAVEAQSGVLDEIRLNAKKNDLMDKISIEFGMIGSESGLFSDYNGLESASHYGKKPPILSMNKILSRHNLKVIDFLKIDIEGSEFDLLNRDTAWLSTVKKIAMEVHPEFGKVENLKTKLESEGFFVSIFSLECKRVDETNRGFDGNCFVFAKRK encoded by the coding sequence TTGGTACCTAAAGTTATTTACGTAAAAACTCAGGGTTCGGAGAGGGCTATTGGATTGTCAATGAAAATTTGGTGTGTTTTCAAAGATTTAGTTTGCATGATTAAAATTTGCGGATTGAGAATATTTTTTGTTTATTTGGGCAAACTATTTCTAAACTACAGAATAATAATAAAGAATAAAAATTTAGTCTCCGCGGATCTTGCCATGGCCGGATTGGATATAATTTCTCGCGTTTCAAATAGAAGTATAAAATTGGATGGAAGGTATTTTGGGGGTGTCCGGGAGATTTACTTAAGAGGAGTTTATTTCCTTCCGGCTGGATTTGAAATAAATCATAATGATACGGCAGTCGATTTAGGTGCCAATGTAGGCGTTTTTTCAATGATTGCAGCAACTTTGGGAAAAAAAGTAATCGCGGTCGAAGCTCAATCGGGGGTTTTAGATGAGATACGACTAAACGCAAAAAAAAATGACCTGATGGATAAAATTTCAATTGAATTTGGAATGATAGGCTCCGAATCGGGCCTATTTAGTGATTACAATGGACTAGAATCAGCATCACACTATGGAAAAAAACCTCCCATATTATCGATGAATAAAATTTTGTCTCGCCATAATTTAAAGGTGATAGATTTTTTAAAAATAGATATCGAGGGATCTGAGTTTGATTTGTTAAATCGGGATACCGCCTGGCTGTCGACCGTAAAGAAAATTGCGATGGAAGTTCATCCTGAATTTGGAAAAGTAGAAAACCTCAAAACAAAACTGGAAAGTGAAGGTTTCTTCGTAAGTATTTTCTCCCTTGAATGCAAGAGGGTTGATGAAACAAATAGGGGTTTTGATGGAAATTGTTTCGTTTTTGCGAAGCGCAAATGA
- a CDS encoding glycosyltransferase — translation MKILMVGPLNVYPWSTTDTRYRAFNAQGHDVHTLNSSESTRLASRFMSRVQSNFLIGPGLRKFNAELIRRTEETNPDLIWIEQGFYVYPEALEKVRKSTKSLIAHYTTDDFQSSIRRNQTRHYRNSIDMYDVHITTNALNIPPLYEMGAKKVIRDEFGYDPELHSPPQISRDAPSRFKTDIVFIGHWEASTEKSILRLKHEGFEVKVWGGSWERAKDKSLTSDKSQFHSIYKEDYINELASAKICLAINSKFNRNQSSGRTFEIPAVGRFMLAERTEETLGYFEEGNEAEYFFSDDELVEKCRYYLLNEMERETIATSGHERCMNSSYSYPDRVRNVLHELGKLMSKTDTLPTGSRAKA, via the coding sequence ATGAAAATATTAATGGTGGGCCCTCTTAACGTATATCCCTGGAGTACGACAGATACCCGCTACAGGGCTTTTAACGCTCAGGGCCACGATGTGCATACACTCAATTCCTCGGAATCAACCCGCCTTGCCTCTCGTTTTATGTCGAGGGTCCAATCAAATTTTTTAATCGGGCCCGGATTAAGGAAATTCAATGCCGAGTTAATCCGCCGGACCGAGGAGACAAATCCGGATCTCATCTGGATTGAACAAGGCTTTTACGTATACCCTGAAGCTTTAGAAAAAGTTCGAAAGTCTACTAAATCGCTCATCGCTCACTACACAACGGATGATTTCCAAAGTAGCATCCGGAGAAACCAGACTCGCCATTATCGCAACTCGATCGATATGTACGATGTCCACATCACGACCAACGCCCTGAATATCCCGCCCCTGTACGAAATGGGTGCCAAGAAGGTCATCCGGGATGAATTCGGCTATGACCCCGAACTCCACAGCCCGCCGCAAATCTCCCGAGATGCCCCCAGCCGATTCAAGACCGATATCGTTTTTATCGGCCACTGGGAGGCCTCCACTGAAAAATCAATCCTCCGCCTGAAGCACGAAGGATTCGAGGTAAAGGTTTGGGGCGGCTCATGGGAGAGGGCAAAAGACAAATCCCTCACTTCGGATAAATCACAATTCCATTCGATATACAAGGAAGACTATATAAACGAATTGGCGAGCGCGAAAATATGCCTGGCCATCAATTCCAAATTCAATCGAAATCAATCATCCGGACGAACCTTCGAAATTCCGGCAGTTGGAAGATTCATGCTCGCAGAGCGGACGGAAGAAACACTCGGGTATTTCGAAGAAGGAAACGAGGCGGAATATTTTTTCTCCGACGATGAACTGGTGGAAAAATGTCGGTACTATCTATTAAACGAGATGGAAAGAGAGACGATTGCAACGTCGGGCCACGAGAGGTGCATGAACTCCTCCTACTCTTATCCGGATCGGGTTCGCAATGTTCTCCATGAACTTGGCAAGCTCATGTCAAAAACCGATACTTTGCCAACAGGGTCCCGGGCGAAAGCCTGA
- a CDS encoding winged helix-turn-helix transcriptional regulator, with protein MKNFLAITKALSDVSRVRALMALKDGELCLCQLIELLELSPSTVSKHMSLLLQADLLEKRKEGRWHFYRLASKDAPIEVKNALKWMIQSLAETAVLQDDSKKLATLKKLDLEELCACYRN; from the coding sequence ATGAAAAATTTCCTGGCCATCACGAAGGCACTAAGCGACGTATCTCGCGTCCGGGCTTTGATGGCCCTTAAAGATGGCGAGCTTTGCTTGTGCCAGCTCATTGAACTTTTGGAGCTGTCCCCTTCCACGGTGTCAAAACACATGTCGCTACTGCTTCAGGCGGACCTGCTTGAGAAACGCAAGGAAGGCCGATGGCACTTTTATCGACTCGCAAGCAAAGACGCACCCATTGAAGTGAAAAACGCTTTAAAATGGATGATTCAATCTTTGGCCGAGACGGCAGTGCTTCAAGATGACTCCAAGAAGCTAGCAACTTTAAAGAAATTGGACTTAGAAGAGCTTTGTGCATGCTACCGAAACTAA